From Candidatus Manganitrophus morganii, the proteins below share one genomic window:
- a CDS encoding sigma-54 dependent transcriptional regulator, with product MMDQETPWTTCLLTRMLILHLERIGKGDDIDYHEILSGENRLNPIADPKAFLSDHNNWVPHHILKNLIFAAENAGGTKEITYLAAKEYFQAGYGPSVLEIIAKLQNQMEQALYCSNLWATGFANYFKLQYLPPSETQRPEAILLSQFGPNVEPILGNFGFIRGNYEGLTKLFPVVEEARCIEEVSQLKLQNLVREFGGYQIQKRDGRLAVIESASKREVVIARAVSLRTEISTSPNNPTIPEGLILHPQGGALKVLVPKVEEDPERYQKENSAYEIVKGGTLQAGPLTVTLERGQFFNAPYSRYRFTWKSKPSRKESPEMVQARLEMIPPLFNHVRELRETHRQLLRYTMENKALAQANEELKGAIQKESDFHGIIGKSPKMQLLFEQIERVAPVDSTILIIGETGTGKELFAKAIHQCSLRRDQKFYAINCAALSESLLEAELFGYEKGAFTGALSQKKGIFETASGGTLFLDEIGEVSPTMQAKLLRVLEEREVQRVGGREAIPIDVRIVSATNRDLKKEIASGKFRSDLFYRLHVISLVLPPLSERLDDLPLLVDQFLNFFSMKCKKEKPAITREAITLLADYSWPGNIRQLKNVIERAVVLDRDQIITPDDIILPEEESTAKVLMGGPQDFHEALERYKRSVIQDALHKTGGNQTKAAEILGLQRTYLARLIRTMNLRTGRDIR from the coding sequence CAATCCGATTGCCGACCCAAAGGCATTTCTGTCGGACCACAACAACTGGGTTCCTCATCACATCCTCAAGAATTTAATTTTCGCAGCCGAAAATGCCGGCGGGACAAAAGAGATCACCTACCTGGCGGCCAAAGAGTATTTCCAAGCGGGCTACGGCCCCTCCGTCCTGGAGATCATTGCGAAGCTTCAAAATCAGATGGAGCAGGCGCTCTACTGCTCCAATCTTTGGGCCACCGGCTTCGCCAACTACTTCAAGCTGCAGTATCTTCCCCCTTCCGAAACCCAGCGCCCCGAGGCGATCTTGCTCTCCCAATTCGGACCGAATGTCGAGCCGATTCTCGGCAACTTCGGGTTTATCCGCGGGAACTACGAGGGACTCACAAAGCTCTTTCCGGTCGTCGAGGAGGCCCGCTGCATCGAGGAGGTTTCTCAACTCAAGCTCCAGAACCTTGTTCGAGAATTCGGAGGATACCAGATTCAAAAAAGGGACGGCCGGCTCGCCGTCATCGAAAGCGCTTCGAAAAGGGAAGTGGTTATTGCCAGGGCGGTCTCTCTTAGAACGGAGATCTCGACATCACCCAACAATCCGACGATACCGGAAGGGTTGATTCTCCATCCTCAGGGGGGAGCGCTCAAGGTCCTCGTCCCCAAGGTGGAGGAGGACCCGGAACGGTATCAAAAGGAAAACAGCGCCTACGAGATCGTCAAGGGGGGAACCCTTCAGGCCGGTCCGTTGACCGTCACCCTGGAACGCGGGCAATTCTTCAACGCCCCTTATTCCCGCTACCGCTTCACCTGGAAGTCGAAACCCTCGCGGAAGGAATCGCCGGAAATGGTCCAGGCGCGCCTGGAGATGATCCCCCCCCTCTTCAATCATGTCCGCGAATTGCGGGAGACCCATCGCCAGCTCCTCCGCTATACGATGGAGAACAAGGCGCTGGCCCAGGCGAATGAAGAGCTGAAGGGGGCGATCCAGAAAGAATCGGACTTCCACGGCATTATCGGGAAGAGCCCCAAGATGCAGCTCCTCTTCGAGCAGATCGAACGGGTTGCGCCTGTCGATTCGACGATCCTCATTATCGGCGAAACCGGCACCGGGAAAGAGCTCTTCGCCAAGGCGATCCACCAATGCAGCCTGCGACGGGATCAAAAGTTCTACGCCATCAACTGCGCCGCCCTCTCCGAGAGCCTTCTGGAGGCCGAACTCTTCGGCTACGAAAAAGGGGCCTTCACCGGCGCCCTCTCTCAGAAGAAAGGGATCTTCGAGACGGCGAGCGGCGGCACCCTCTTCTTGGACGAGATCGGAGAGGTCTCCCCCACGATGCAGGCAAAGCTCCTTCGGGTGTTGGAAGAGCGGGAGGTGCAGCGCGTCGGCGGGCGGGAAGCGATTCCGATCGACGTGCGCATCGTCTCCGCAACCAATCGAGATTTAAAAAAGGAGATCGCTTCCGGCAAATTCCGGAGCGATCTTTTCTACCGCCTCCATGTCATCTCCCTCGTCCTTCCACCCCTCTCGGAGCGCCTCGACGACCTTCCCCTGCTGGTCGACCAGTTCCTCAATTTCTTCAGCATGAAATGCAAAAAAGAAAAACCGGCGATCACCCGGGAGGCGATTACCCTCCTGGCCGATTACAGCTGGCCGGGAAACATCCGCCAGTTAAAGAACGTCATCGAGCGCGCGGTCGTCTTGGATCGAGACCAGATCATTACCCCCGACGATATTATTCTGCCGGAGGAGGAGTCGACCGCCAAGGTTCTGATGGGGGGGCCGCAAGACTTTCATGAAGCCCTGGAGCGATACAAACGGTCGGTCATCCAGGACGCCCTTCACAAAACCGGCGGCAATCAGACCAAAGCCGCCGAGATATTGGGACTTCAACGCACCTATCTGGCCCGGCTCATCCGGACCATGAATTTACGGACCGGGCGCGACATCCGTTAG